The genomic window GTCCAAGCACTAGCCCCTAATCCAAAGATGGTATCATTAGCTAATTCAATGGCTTGGTCGATATCCTTAACACGGAAAAGCAAAGCCACCGGACCAAAGAATTCGTCGTAATAACCAGGTGAATCTACAGGAATATCCGTTAAAATAGTCGGCGGATAAAAGTAACCAGGGCGATCGCTGATTATGTGACCCCCTAATAATATTGTCCCTCCTTTTGTCACCGTTTCTTGAACTTGTTGATTGAGTTCTAATAACATCGAGGCATTAGCCAAGGGTCCGATGTCGGTGTCTTCTTCCATAGGGTCCCCTACTTTGAGGGCTTTAAATTTTTCTAAGAGTAATGCTTGAAATTCATCGGCGATGGACTCAGCTAAAATAAAGCGTTTCGCAGCAATACAAGACTGACCATTGTTCAACATCCTAGCAGTGACGGCAGTGGTGGCGGCTGCTTCAATATCGGCACTTTCTAAGACAATAAATGGATCGCTACCCCCTAATTCTAAAACGGTTTTCTTAATCTGTTTACCGGCTGCTGAGGCTAAACTAGCCCCTGCGGGTTCGCTTCCTGTTAAAGTAGCAGCCTTAACTCTGGGATCATTGATGATAGATTCAACTTCTGAAGCCCCAATTAAAAAGGTTTGGAAGCAACCAGCCGGAAACCCTGCTTCTGCAAGAATGGCTTCAACGGCTAAGGCGCATTGAGGGACGTTAGAGGCGTGTTTGAGAATACCCACATTACCCGCCATTAATGCAGGGGCAGCAAAGCGAAACACTTGCCACAGGGGAAAATTCCAGGGCATCACGGCTAAAATGACCCCTAAAGGTTGATAACGGATAAAACTACGACTCGCGTCTGTTTGGGCTTCAACATCTTTGAGAAACTCAGCAGCATTATCTGCATAATAACGACAAACTAAAGCACATTTTTTGGCTTCTGCGATCGCACCTTTGATGGGTTTGCCCATTTCTAGGGTCATAATTTCCCCTAGTTTTTGTTGATCTCTTTCTAAAATATCAGCCGCCGCCTTTAACCATTGACTCCGTTGTTCGAGGGAAATTTTGCGATACTGTCTAAAGGTTGTCTCTGCTAAAGCCAGTTTAACCTCAATCTCGTCTACCGTTATGGGTTCAAAGATTTTGACTGTTTCTCCCGTTGCTGGGTTAACTGTAGCGATACCCATTGTGTCCTCCTAAATTCCCCTAAGTGTGTACAATCATAGTGATCCCTTCTTTAGTGTGCTATTGCAACCCTAAAGTTAAGGGGATTTTTTGGGAATTTTTAACATCTCTTTCTAGATTGACTCTTTATGAAAAGAATAGACTGAAAAATTAATATTTCTCTACATAAGTTTGCTTGTTGCAACAAACTATCCTCTTTTGGTAGCGCAATAGTATTTATTATTTAAAATATACTTATCTAGTTTCGATAGATTTGACGACGATGACCAATTTTAATAACTAAAATAACTATAGCATTTCCCACAGTTATGAAGTACAGTAACAGCAATGAGCAAACCAGTTACGAATATCTTTTTGAGTTACTTGTAACATGGCAAAAGTAAGAGAATCTATTAAATCTTTATAGTTTCTTGCTTTAATTTTTCTTAAAATAGCTTTGACCTTTGACCAAAAGTTTTCAATGGGAGAAAACTCAGGAGAATAAGGGGGTAAATACATTAAACTAGCTCCAGCTTCTTCAATAGCCTCTCTGACTATTTCTCCTAAATGAATTTTAGCATTATCCATAA from Crocosphaera subtropica ATCC 51142 includes these protein-coding regions:
- a CDS encoding NAD-dependent succinate-semialdehyde dehydrogenase codes for the protein MGIATVNPATGETVKIFEPITVDEIEVKLALAETTFRQYRKISLEQRSQWLKAAADILERDQQKLGEIMTLEMGKPIKGAIAEAKKCALVCRYYADNAAEFLKDVEAQTDASRSFIRYQPLGVILAVMPWNFPLWQVFRFAAPALMAGNVGILKHASNVPQCALAVEAILAEAGFPAGCFQTFLIGASEVESIINDPRVKAATLTGSEPAGASLASAAGKQIKKTVLELGGSDPFIVLESADIEAAATTAVTARMLNNGQSCIAAKRFILAESIADEFQALLLEKFKALKVGDPMEEDTDIGPLANASMLLELNQQVQETVTKGGTILLGGHIISDRPGYFYPPTILTDIPVDSPGYYDEFFGPVALLFRVKDIDQAIELANDTIFGLGASAWTNDSAEQDRLIEDIEAGCVFINGMVKSDPRLPFGGIKRSGYGRELSIEGMQEFLNVKTVWIK